A single window of Actinoallomurus bryophytorum DNA harbors:
- a CDS encoding DUF1918 domain-containing protein has product MRAETGDALLIRGHHVGDQDRQAVILEVHGTDGAPPYLVRWDDGHESVFFPSCDASVEHVRGHERVK; this is encoded by the coding sequence ATGCGAGCTGAGACCGGCGACGCGTTGCTGATCAGGGGACATCACGTCGGCGACCAAGACCGCCAGGCCGTGATCCTCGAGGTGCACGGGACGGATGGTGCGCCGCCGTACCTGGTTCGCTGGGACGACGGACACGAAAGTGTGTTCTTTCCCTCTTGCGACGCTTCCGTCGAGCACGTGCGCGGCCACGAACGGGTGAAGTAA
- a CDS encoding TenA family protein, whose amino-acid sequence MSLASELEAIGRPLVEEQLRHPTVAGIGRGDLDVAVFRAWLEQDYLFLHDYVRVFARLAWQAPDRHLGDLVELAHSTFFEELSLHRALAEEFGADLDGATKGPACAAYTAFLLEAAASYGEGLAALYPCMWGYSTLGRILGQNPPAEPRYRRWVEAYADPGFVMLTRRVAAMINEAAPDPERARAMFTAGMRHELAFWDVPS is encoded by the coding sequence ATGAGTCTGGCGAGCGAGCTCGAGGCGATCGGCCGGCCACTGGTCGAGGAGCAGTTGCGGCATCCGACCGTCGCCGGGATCGGGCGGGGTGATCTCGATGTCGCCGTCTTCCGCGCTTGGCTGGAGCAGGACTACCTGTTCCTGCACGACTACGTGCGGGTGTTCGCCCGGCTGGCCTGGCAGGCGCCCGACCGGCATCTCGGCGACCTGGTCGAGCTGGCGCACTCGACCTTCTTCGAGGAGCTTTCGCTCCATCGGGCCCTCGCCGAGGAGTTCGGGGCCGATCTCGACGGCGCCACCAAGGGGCCGGCCTGCGCGGCGTACACGGCGTTCCTGCTCGAGGCGGCCGCCTCGTACGGCGAGGGGCTCGCGGCGCTCTATCCCTGCATGTGGGGGTACTCCACGCTCGGGCGGATCCTCGGGCAGAACCCTCCGGCCGAGCCCCGCTACCGCCGCTGGGTGGAGGCGTACGCGGATCCGGGCTTCGTGATGCTCACCCGACGTGTCGCGGCGATGATCAACGAGGCGGCGCCGGATCCGGAGCGTGCTCGCGCGATGTTCACCGCGGGCATGCGGCATGAACTGGCCTTCTGGGACGTGCCTAGCTAG
- a CDS encoding Fpg/Nei family DNA glycosylase: protein MPELPEVESLAAFLRENAVGRAVARIDVVAISCLKTYDPPITALSGLTITGVARYGKFLDLDVDGLHLVIHLSRAGWLRWKDKLPPVPPRPGKGPLAMRVHLEDEYGFDLTEAGTQKRLAVYVVRDPQDVPGIKTLGPDPLKEEFGVETLAGILDGRRTQIKGVLRDQSVIAGIGNAYSDEVLHVAKMSPYKLAASLTEAEVAALYEAIITTLGDAVERSKGLAAKDLKGEKKQGLRVHGRAGEKCPVCGDTIKEVSFADRALQYCPTCQTGGKPLADRRMSRLLK from the coding sequence ATGCCGGAGTTGCCGGAAGTTGAGTCGCTCGCCGCGTTCCTGCGCGAGAACGCCGTCGGCCGGGCAGTCGCCCGCATCGACGTTGTCGCGATCTCCTGCCTGAAGACCTACGACCCGCCGATCACCGCGCTCAGCGGGCTGACGATCACCGGTGTCGCACGGTACGGCAAGTTCCTCGACCTCGACGTGGACGGCCTGCACCTGGTCATCCACCTGTCGCGCGCGGGCTGGCTGCGGTGGAAGGACAAGCTGCCGCCGGTGCCGCCGAGGCCCGGCAAGGGGCCGCTCGCGATGCGCGTGCACCTCGAGGACGAGTACGGGTTCGACCTCACCGAGGCCGGCACGCAGAAGCGGCTCGCGGTGTACGTCGTCCGCGACCCGCAGGACGTACCCGGCATCAAGACGCTCGGGCCCGACCCGCTCAAGGAGGAGTTCGGCGTCGAGACGCTGGCCGGGATCCTCGACGGGCGCCGTACGCAGATCAAGGGCGTGCTGCGCGACCAGAGCGTCATCGCCGGCATCGGCAACGCCTACTCCGACGAAGTCCTGCACGTGGCGAAGATGTCGCCGTACAAGCTCGCCGCGAGCCTGACCGAGGCGGAGGTCGCCGCTCTGTACGAGGCGATCATCACGACGCTCGGCGACGCGGTCGAACGCTCCAAGGGCCTGGCGGCCAAGGATCTCAAGGGCGAGAAGAAACAGGGCCTGCGAGTGCACGGCAGGGCGGGAGAAAAATGCCCGGTCTGTGGCGACACGATCAAAGAGGTGTCGTTCGCGGACAGGGCCCTGCAGTACTGCCCGACCTGCCAGACCGGCGGCAAGCCGCTCGCCGACCGGCGAATGTCACGCCTGCTCAAGTAA
- a CDS encoding SSI family serine proteinase inhibitor, producing MPGILTALTLAGCKDDQGTRAGQPSDQASPPASSTTPGSPSPAPGSASPAPPSGSQPGTDTTKLTITVKMAPKAQTIKRTLKCDPPGGDAPDAASACAALTKVAAVKSGDPFAPTPPGQMCTQIYGGPQTATIKGTWHGRPVDATFGRKNGCEVKRWNDLAALFGPLAHTPTH from the coding sequence GTGCCGGGGATCCTCACGGCACTGACACTGGCCGGCTGCAAGGACGACCAGGGAACTCGCGCGGGCCAGCCGAGCGACCAGGCCTCACCGCCCGCATCGAGCACGACGCCCGGATCGCCGTCACCGGCACCCGGCTCGGCGTCCCCGGCTCCTCCTTCCGGCAGCCAACCCGGCACGGACACCACGAAGCTGACCATCACCGTGAAGATGGCGCCCAAGGCGCAGACGATCAAGCGCACCCTGAAGTGCGACCCGCCGGGTGGTGACGCGCCCGACGCGGCCAGCGCGTGCGCCGCGCTGACCAAGGTGGCCGCGGTCAAGAGCGGCGACCCGTTCGCGCCCACGCCGCCGGGCCAGATGTGCACCCAGATCTACGGCGGCCCGCAGACGGCCACGATCAAAGGCACCTGGCACGGCCGGCCGGTCGACGCCACCTTCGGGCGCAAGAACGGCTGTGAGGTCAAGCGCTGGAACGACCTCGCCGCGCTGTTCGGGCCGCTCGCGCACACGCCCACGCACTAA
- a CDS encoding rhodanese-like domain-containing protein: MNLFNNRLPSVAASAVPDDGFLLDVRENDEWQAGHAPDAVHIPLSELNDRAREVPNDRDVYVICRAGSRSAQAVAAFNNAGWKTSNVDGGMHAWEAAGRPMVSESGTDPFVA; encoded by the coding sequence GTGAATCTTTTCAATAATCGACTACCCAGCGTGGCGGCCTCGGCCGTCCCGGACGATGGGTTCCTTCTTGACGTGCGAGAGAACGACGAGTGGCAGGCGGGGCATGCGCCCGACGCCGTGCACATTCCGTTGAGCGAGCTCAACGACCGCGCCAGGGAGGTCCCGAACGACCGCGATGTCTACGTTATCTGCCGGGCCGGATCCCGGTCCGCGCAGGCCGTGGCGGCGTTCAACAACGCCGGCTGGAAGACCTCCAACGTCGACGGCGGGATGCACGCCTGGGAGGCGGCGGGGCGACCGATGGTGAGCGAGTCGGGCACGGACCCCTTCGTCGCCTGA
- a CDS encoding purine-cytosine permease family protein — MSTVVDRPRDEAPYTLDEPAPKVLSFWDQSAFWANLGVSLLAFSGAATVLAPGADNVPQLPIVAGIVAMVVGTVIGGIMLGLAAVPGARAGVPAMMLLRGLFGTRLSYVPTVLNILQMIGWGTFELIVIADAAEQLFGGGPHWVYVVIAGVITTVLTIWPLGSVRVLRRYVTAAVVIALVYFYIQLSRQPLPNLTHGSWSHFWVGADAALAVSISWVPMAADYTRHSKSERAAFGAATVAYGLTQIVAYVLGLLALALVAGDSDKVFGPFQHVALGTLFFAVFVLREADQSFANVYSTAMSIQNLVPRVDRRVLTVGLSGLIMVFALALNMDNYYDFLSLIGSVFVPMLGVLVVDFFCFGGRRGWDVSERAPARWSMIVAWAVGIATYQLINPGNMGWWSRLWTDVQDALGFTPSSWMSASLLSFTAAAVVTAAIGALSRPDAS, encoded by the coding sequence GTGAGCACTGTTGTCGACCGTCCACGCGATGAGGCTCCGTACACCCTCGACGAGCCCGCGCCCAAGGTCCTCAGCTTCTGGGATCAGAGCGCCTTCTGGGCCAACCTGGGCGTGAGCCTGCTCGCGTTCTCCGGCGCGGCGACCGTGCTGGCGCCGGGCGCCGACAATGTGCCGCAGTTGCCGATCGTGGCCGGGATCGTCGCGATGGTCGTGGGCACCGTGATCGGCGGGATCATGCTCGGGCTGGCGGCGGTGCCGGGCGCCCGCGCGGGTGTGCCCGCCATGATGCTGCTGCGCGGCCTGTTCGGCACCCGCCTGTCGTACGTACCGACCGTGCTGAACATCCTCCAGATGATCGGCTGGGGGACGTTCGAGCTGATCGTCATCGCGGACGCGGCCGAGCAACTCTTCGGCGGTGGTCCGCACTGGGTGTACGTCGTGATCGCCGGTGTCATCACGACGGTGCTCACGATCTGGCCACTCGGGTCGGTCCGCGTGCTGCGCCGGTACGTCACCGCGGCGGTCGTGATCGCCCTCGTGTACTTCTACATCCAGCTGTCGCGCCAGCCGCTGCCGAATCTCACGCATGGCTCGTGGAGCCACTTCTGGGTCGGTGCGGACGCGGCGCTGGCGGTCTCGATCTCCTGGGTGCCGATGGCGGCCGACTACACCCGCCATTCGAAGTCCGAGCGCGCCGCGTTCGGCGCGGCCACCGTCGCGTACGGGCTGACGCAGATCGTCGCGTACGTCCTGGGGCTGCTCGCGCTCGCCCTGGTGGCCGGCGACTCGGACAAGGTGTTCGGGCCGTTCCAGCACGTCGCACTGGGAACCCTGTTCTTCGCGGTGTTCGTGCTGCGTGAGGCCGACCAGTCGTTCGCGAACGTCTACTCGACCGCCATGTCGATCCAGAACCTGGTGCCGCGGGTCGACCGGCGGGTGCTCACGGTCGGGCTCAGTGGCCTGATCATGGTGTTCGCCCTCGCGCTGAACATGGACAATTACTACGACTTCCTGAGTCTCATCGGGTCGGTGTTCGTGCCCATGCTCGGGGTGCTCGTGGTCGACTTCTTCTGCTTCGGCGGACGTCGCGGCTGGGACGTGTCCGAGCGCGCGCCCGCGCGCTGGTCGATGATCGTCGCCTGGGCCGTCGGCATCGCCACGTACCAGCTGATCAACCCGGGAAACATGGGCTGGTGGTCGCGGCTGTGGACCGACGTCCAGGACGCACTCGGTTTCACACCGTCGAGCTGGATGAGCGCCTCACTGCTGTCCTTCACCGCCGCGGCCGTCGTAACCGCGGCGATCGGCGCGCTCTCTCGTCCCGACGCCTCCTGA
- a CDS encoding YbaB/EbfC family nucleoid-associated protein, with the protein MPKSESSAGASPNPILEAIGHGEAADGKVRVTVSINGANDAVGFDPRMMRQSADVLAEYVCQALRAAHEELFGKLVEIDGASVEAVRKKVDDLQASYTDRMDEYQRTLDDIGRRLAE; encoded by the coding sequence GTGCCCAAGTCCGAGTCCAGTGCAGGAGCGTCGCCGAACCCCATTCTTGAAGCCATCGGTCACGGCGAAGCGGCAGATGGGAAAGTGCGGGTCACTGTCAGCATCAACGGCGCGAATGACGCGGTCGGGTTCGACCCCCGAATGATGCGACAGTCTGCCGACGTACTCGCAGAGTATGTGTGCCAGGCGTTGCGGGCCGCGCACGAAGAGTTGTTCGGGAAGCTAGTCGAAATCGACGGCGCGTCGGTGGAAGCCGTAAGGAAGAAGGTCGATGACCTTCAAGCCTCCTACACGGATCGTATGGACGAGTACCAGAGAACTCTGGACGACATCGGGCGGCGACTCGCGGAGTAA
- a CDS encoding PAS domain-containing sensor histidine kinase encodes MDSSDATMRAAVASAADAMIAVGPDLNVCLWNPAAERMFGWHADEVIGKPLRTIPEEYTAEHRAVLERVREGGHISFATRRLHRDGHLFDIRAIVSGMSSADGEPIGWVGFYRAAAEDETVQRQAAERIRLVRRLNDVVADLNAELELPAVLDRVAASVIELTGADAAGFVLIEQATNALRLVSISGLPEQLRGVTSDLRTSLVGELLRSGRTVMLATADTRDLSDLIWAELSGLHTIALGVSSVHGRPYGALYALFSGHRAGHIELELLELFAGHAGVVVGNAVSYAEVVKQRKHERAVIEASADGIAVLDSDGIVRQWNPAARLITGIPPAEVIGRPLPFALPAPDAEPTIQVESGTWLNVLYSEIEDHDEVVVDFRDVTEAKSLEAAKDLFLSMTSHELRTPITVVHGFAKTLVNRWDKLGDADRRQAVAIIAERAQTLGQLVDNLLYSRTMPDGLPVTNEPFDLDRLLRGAVEGFRGMSEQHTLELEIDGVLPAAFGDAMATDIIVGQLLENAVKYSPGGGTVSVRAGTENDLIVVTVEDDGVGIPTGDRERVFERFVQGEAGDRRRFGGLGLGLYIVRRLARAQHGEVTAHARASGVGTRMRFTLPGAGHVQ; translated from the coding sequence GTGGACAGCTCCGACGCGACGATGCGTGCGGCCGTGGCCTCGGCCGCCGACGCAATGATCGCCGTTGGCCCTGATCTGAACGTATGCCTGTGGAATCCCGCGGCCGAGCGGATGTTCGGGTGGCACGCCGACGAGGTGATCGGCAAGCCGCTACGCACGATCCCGGAGGAGTACACCGCCGAGCACCGAGCCGTACTCGAACGCGTACGCGAGGGCGGGCACATCTCCTTCGCCACCCGGCGGCTGCACCGCGACGGGCACCTGTTCGACATCCGCGCCATCGTCAGCGGCATGAGCTCCGCCGACGGCGAGCCGATCGGCTGGGTCGGCTTCTACCGCGCCGCCGCCGAGGACGAGACGGTCCAGCGCCAGGCCGCCGAGCGCATCCGGCTCGTACGCCGCCTCAACGACGTGGTGGCCGACCTCAACGCCGAGCTGGAGCTGCCGGCCGTCCTCGACCGGGTCGCCGCCAGCGTCATCGAGCTGACCGGCGCGGACGCCGCGGGGTTCGTCCTCATCGAGCAGGCGACCAACGCGCTGCGTCTCGTCAGCATCAGCGGCCTGCCCGAGCAACTGCGCGGTGTGACGTCCGACCTGCGCACCAGCCTGGTCGGTGAGCTGCTGCGCTCCGGCCGTACGGTCATGCTGGCCACCGCGGACACCCGCGACCTCAGCGACCTGATCTGGGCGGAGCTGTCGGGACTGCACACGATCGCCCTTGGTGTCTCCAGCGTGCACGGCCGGCCGTACGGTGCGCTGTACGCCTTGTTCTCCGGGCACCGGGCGGGCCACATCGAGCTGGAGCTGCTCGAGCTGTTCGCCGGTCACGCCGGGGTCGTCGTCGGCAACGCGGTCAGCTATGCCGAGGTGGTCAAGCAGCGCAAGCACGAGCGGGCCGTCATCGAGGCCAGCGCGGACGGCATCGCCGTGCTCGACAGCGACGGCATCGTCCGGCAGTGGAACCCCGCCGCTCGCCTGATCACCGGGATCCCGCCCGCCGAGGTCATCGGCCGCCCGCTGCCCTTCGCGCTGCCCGCGCCGGACGCCGAACCCACGATCCAGGTCGAGTCGGGCACCTGGCTCAACGTCCTCTACTCCGAGATCGAAGATCACGACGAGGTCGTCGTCGACTTCCGCGACGTGACCGAGGCCAAGTCGCTCGAGGCCGCCAAGGACCTGTTCCTGTCGATGACCAGCCACGAGCTGCGCACGCCGATCACGGTGGTTCACGGGTTCGCCAAGACGCTGGTCAACCGGTGGGACAAGCTCGGTGACGCCGACCGGCGACAGGCGGTCGCGATCATCGCCGAGCGTGCTCAGACGCTGGGACAGCTGGTCGACAACCTGCTCTACTCCCGTACGATGCCCGACGGCCTGCCGGTGACCAACGAGCCGTTCGACCTCGATCGGCTGCTGCGCGGCGCGGTTGAGGGGTTCCGCGGCATGTCCGAGCAGCACACGCTGGAGCTGGAGATCGACGGTGTGCTGCCGGCCGCCTTCGGCGATGCCATGGCCACCGACATCATCGTCGGCCAGCTCCTTGAGAACGCCGTCAAGTACTCCCCGGGTGGGGGCACGGTCAGCGTGCGCGCCGGGACCGAAAACGATTTGATCGTCGTCACCGTCGAAGACGACGGGGTCGGCATCCCGACCGGCGACCGCGAGCGGGTCTTCGAGAGGTTCGTTCAGGGGGAGGCCGGCGACCGGCGCCGGTTCGGCGGCCTCGGGCTCGGGCTCTACATCGTGCGAAGACTGGCCCGTGCCCAGCACGGAGAGGTCACCGCGCACGCACGCGCGAGTGGCGTGGGCACACGAATGAGGTTCACGCTCCCCGGTGCGGGTCACGTTCAGTAA
- a CDS encoding ATP-binding protein, which translates to MRASSVVFLPHAPSSVSVVRRRLAEELLESGVYEDIADDAAVIVSELISNALRHARPLPSGDIRVAWTRQGDLIQLAVSDGGAMTEPRRARATLSSLGGRGLGIVETLADGWGVLHEDGGTTVWATLHSPHRSNGSHASNGLGSSSAETPQGMLKQTH; encoded by the coding sequence GTGAGGGCGTCGAGCGTCGTATTCCTGCCGCATGCGCCATCGAGCGTTTCGGTGGTACGCAGACGCCTCGCGGAGGAGCTCCTCGAGTCGGGGGTGTACGAAGACATCGCCGACGACGCGGCCGTGATCGTCAGCGAGCTGATCAGCAACGCTCTGCGGCACGCGCGCCCGCTCCCCTCGGGCGACATCAGAGTCGCGTGGACCCGGCAGGGTGACCTGATCCAGCTCGCCGTCAGCGACGGCGGCGCCATGACCGAACCCCGCCGCGCCCGTGCCACGCTGTCCTCGCTCGGCGGCCGGGGCCTGGGCATCGTCGAGACCCTCGCCGATGGCTGGGGCGTCCTTCACGAGGACGGCGGTACGACGGTCTGGGCGACTCTTCACTCCCCGCACAGGTCCAACGGCTCACACGCGTCGAACGGCCTGGGCAGTTCGTCGGCCGAGACCCCGCAGGGCATGCTCAAGCAGACCCACTGA
- a CDS encoding arginine deiminase: MTHAYRVDSEVGRLRTVLLHRPGAELKRLTPRNNDQLLFDGIPWVGRAQQEHDAFAQALRDHDVEVLYLTELLQDTLEYQPARDEAIAGVLDDFRLGDQLRRILASFLGDLTPEDLTRVLVAGLAHEELKTGRGLVYQLMDRHDFVIDPLPNLLFTRDSSVWIGDRVAVTSLAMPARRRETALTRLIYRHHPRFEGAETIYEPALEHLEGGDVLILAPGVLAIGTGERTTPAGVERLARRMLQTGLAHTVLAVPIAQERATMHLDTICTMVDVDKIVMYPALAYSLTAYTVTCENGDLRVSRARPFLEAAAQAMGIERLSVIDTGLDPVTAEREQWDDGNNTLAVGPRLAVAYERNIETNARLEAAGIEVIRIQGSELGSGRGGPRCMSCPVLRDPA, translated from the coding sequence GTGACTCATGCCTACCGTGTCGACAGTGAGGTCGGCCGCCTCAGGACCGTGCTCCTGCACCGTCCGGGGGCAGAGTTGAAGCGGCTCACGCCGCGTAACAACGATCAGCTTCTCTTCGACGGCATCCCCTGGGTCGGACGTGCCCAGCAGGAGCACGACGCGTTCGCGCAGGCCCTGCGTGACCACGACGTCGAGGTGCTCTACCTGACCGAGCTGCTGCAGGACACCCTTGAGTACCAGCCGGCACGGGACGAGGCGATCGCCGGCGTCCTGGACGACTTCCGGCTCGGTGACCAGCTTCGCAGGATCTTGGCGAGCTTCCTCGGCGACCTGACGCCGGAGGACCTCACCCGGGTGCTCGTGGCCGGGCTCGCCCACGAGGAGCTCAAGACCGGCCGCGGCCTGGTCTACCAGCTCATGGACCGGCATGACTTCGTCATCGACCCGCTGCCGAACCTGCTGTTCACGCGGGACTCCAGCGTGTGGATCGGCGATCGGGTCGCGGTGACGAGCCTGGCCATGCCCGCCCGCCGCCGCGAGACCGCGCTCACCCGTCTGATCTACCGCCACCACCCGAGGTTCGAGGGTGCCGAGACGATCTACGAACCGGCCCTGGAGCACCTCGAGGGCGGCGACGTCCTGATCCTGGCTCCGGGTGTGCTGGCGATCGGCACCGGCGAGCGTACGACGCCGGCGGGCGTGGAGCGGCTGGCCCGGCGAATGCTCCAGACAGGCCTGGCGCACACCGTACTGGCGGTGCCGATCGCGCAGGAACGCGCCACGATGCACCTCGACACGATCTGCACGATGGTCGACGTCGACAAGATCGTCATGTACCCGGCCCTGGCGTACTCCCTGACCGCCTATACCGTCACGTGTGAGAACGGCGACCTGCGTGTTTCACGGGCGCGACCGTTCCTGGAGGCGGCCGCGCAGGCGATGGGGATCGAGCGGCTCAGCGTGATCGACACCGGCCTCGACCCGGTCACCGCCGAGCGCGAGCAGTGGGACGACGGCAACAACACCCTCGCGGTCGGCCCACGGCTGGCGGTCGCCTACGAACGCAACATCGAGACCAACGCCCGGCTGGAGGCCGCGGGCATCGAGGTGATCAGGATCCAGGGCAGCGAACTCGGCAGCGGCAGAGGTGGGCCGCGCTGCATGTCCTGCCCGGTGCTCCGCGACCCGGCCTAG
- a CDS encoding ComEA family DNA-binding protein, whose protein sequence is MIPFQSGPPLPPDRLRAILGNAIMRQVHLGWRIESQVDNYAVMATGGKVNHPLHLLGTVLTCGAWLPVWVIMGATGGERRVSITVAPNGVVLFDGRPAALPPVPARPPRGPVVRHWRGNSNAEAIAAATLRRDLRRAARRHAAEDPMLARELRIGRPDLPREYDDGGLVDLNHAPPPALTALSGVTPEIAERIVSMRENVGGFTSAEELVVTVDLHPDLTPEIKEYGIFLP, encoded by the coding sequence ATGATTCCGTTCCAGTCCGGCCCGCCACTGCCACCGGATCGCCTGCGGGCGATCCTCGGCAACGCGATCATGCGCCAGGTCCATCTCGGCTGGCGGATCGAGTCCCAGGTAGACAACTACGCGGTGATGGCCACCGGAGGCAAGGTCAACCACCCGCTCCACCTGCTCGGCACCGTCCTGACGTGCGGGGCATGGCTGCCGGTCTGGGTGATCATGGGGGCGACGGGCGGTGAGAGGCGGGTCTCCATCACCGTGGCCCCGAACGGCGTCGTCCTGTTCGACGGCCGCCCGGCGGCGCTGCCGCCCGTACCGGCGCGGCCCCCGCGCGGTCCGGTGGTCAGGCACTGGCGCGGCAACTCCAACGCCGAGGCGATCGCCGCCGCGACCCTGCGCCGTGACCTGCGCCGTGCCGCACGCCGGCACGCGGCGGAGGACCCGATGCTCGCCCGCGAGCTACGGATCGGCCGGCCCGACCTGCCACGGGAGTACGACGACGGCGGCCTCGTCGACCTCAACCACGCGCCGCCGCCCGCCCTGACCGCGCTCTCCGGTGTGACCCCCGAGATCGCCGAGCGCATCGTCTCGATGCGCGAGAACGTCGGCGGTTTCACCTCCGCCGAGGAGCTCGTGGTCACCGTCGACCTGCACCCCGACCTGACGCCGGAGATCAAGGAGTACGGCATCTTCCTGCCATGA
- a CDS encoding long-chain-fatty-acid--CoA ligase codes for MNLTGLLRERAAVSPDRIAYIYQDEQVTFGEFDRRVDKVAAALRASGVRPGDRVAILDKNSLPHAELLFGAARAGAVQVPVNYRLAADEIAYIVDNARARVLVADAEFVPILDEIAGRLEHTEHLIVIGPTDAYEDYATWSAQESEHAPAEEDEGEVFVQLYSSGTTGLPKGVMLTHDNFFALLPMVDRLWDLKPESINMVAMPMYHIAGCTLALGAVYAGIPGVIMREPDPVAIAKAIEAHRVTHVFLVPVLLLFMQQIPQVREADLSSLRLLLYGASPISDEVLVGAMRLLPGTAFMQVYGLTETTGAITYLPPEDHVPDGPRLRSAGVANPTTELKIIDPASGADLAPGQVGEIVCRTPQNMRGYWSLEQATRDTLLPDGWLRTGDAGYLDEDGYLFIHDRVKDMIISGGENIYPAEVENVLMSHPAVADCAVIGVPDQKWGETPKAIVVLDGEATGRELIDFCRARLAHFKCPTSVEWIDAIPRNPTGKVLKRGLREPYWKDQTRAVH; via the coding sequence ATGAATCTCACCGGCTTGCTCCGAGAGCGCGCGGCCGTGTCCCCCGACCGGATCGCCTACATCTACCAGGACGAGCAGGTCACGTTCGGGGAGTTCGATCGCCGGGTCGACAAGGTGGCGGCCGCACTGCGCGCCTCGGGTGTACGCCCCGGAGATCGTGTCGCGATCCTCGACAAAAACTCCCTCCCCCATGCCGAGCTGCTGTTCGGTGCCGCCCGCGCCGGTGCCGTACAGGTTCCGGTCAACTACCGGCTCGCGGCCGACGAGATCGCCTACATCGTCGACAACGCACGGGCGCGGGTCCTCGTCGCCGATGCGGAGTTCGTGCCCATCCTGGATGAGATCGCCGGCCGCCTCGAACACACCGAGCACCTGATCGTCATCGGCCCCACGGACGCGTACGAGGACTACGCCACCTGGAGCGCCCAGGAGAGCGAGCACGCACCGGCCGAAGAGGACGAGGGCGAGGTGTTCGTCCAGCTCTACTCCTCCGGCACGACGGGCCTGCCCAAGGGCGTCATGCTGACGCACGACAACTTCTTCGCCCTGCTGCCGATGGTCGACCGGCTCTGGGATCTCAAGCCCGAGAGCATCAACATGGTCGCGATGCCGATGTACCACATCGCGGGCTGCACGCTCGCGCTCGGCGCCGTCTACGCCGGCATCCCCGGTGTGATCATGCGGGAGCCCGACCCGGTGGCGATCGCCAAGGCGATCGAGGCGCACCGGGTCACGCATGTGTTCTTGGTGCCGGTCCTGCTGCTGTTCATGCAGCAGATCCCGCAGGTACGCGAGGCCGACCTGTCCAGCCTGCGGCTCCTGCTGTACGGCGCCTCGCCGATCAGTGACGAGGTGCTGGTCGGCGCGATGCGGCTACTCCCGGGTACGGCGTTCATGCAGGTGTACGGGCTGACGGAGACGACGGGCGCGATCACCTATCTGCCCCCGGAGGATCACGTGCCGGACGGGCCGCGGCTCCGCAGCGCCGGTGTCGCGAACCCCACGACCGAGCTGAAGATCATCGATCCGGCGAGCGGCGCGGACCTGGCTCCGGGTCAGGTCGGCGAGATCGTCTGCCGCACGCCACAGAACATGCGGGGCTACTGGTCGCTGGAGCAGGCGACGCGCGACACCCTCCTGCCCGACGGCTGGCTGCGTACCGGTGACGCCGGCTACCTCGACGAGGACGGCTATCTGTTCATCCACGACCGGGTCAAAGACATGATCATCTCGGGTGGCGAGAACATCTACCCGGCCGAGGTCGAGAACGTCCTGATGAGCCATCCGGCGGTGGCCGACTGCGCGGTGATCGGGGTGCCGGACCAGAAGTGGGGCGAGACACCCAAGGCCATCGTGGTCCTGGACGGGGAGGCCACCGGGCGGGAGCTGATCGACTTCTGCCGCGCCAGGCTGGCGCACTTCAAGTGCCCGACCTCGGTCGAATGGATCGACGCGATCCCGCGTAACCCGACCGGAAAGGTTCTCAAGCGCGGCCTGCGCGAGCCGTATTGGAAGGATCAGACGCGCGCGGTGCACTGA